In the genome of Paenibacillus sp. FSL R5-0766, one region contains:
- a CDS encoding formate/nitrite transporter family protein has protein sequence MAAKTPLEVAQYTAQTGMKKAQYPVSSVLVLSFLAGAFIALGFLLDIRVIASAPAEWGSLVNLIGAAVFPVGLILVLIGGGELLTGNMMAVPLATIARKLSVGNMLKNLTLVTIGNFVGALFVAYAFGHVLGLTGEGVYLAKVVDMAGHKLHDGFLQAFISGIGCNWLVALAVWLSYASDTMSGKVLGIWFPTMAFVAIGFQHVVANMFLIPAAIFEGHYSWGQYVMNFIPVWLGNLTGGALFVAAAYWVVYLRQAEPKVKPEVATSIEAVETEARVMLSKQA, from the coding sequence ATGGCAGCAAAAACACCTCTTGAGGTTGCACAATATACGGCGCAAACAGGAATGAAGAAGGCTCAATATCCGGTGTCTTCTGTACTGGTGCTTAGTTTTCTGGCAGGGGCTTTTATTGCGCTGGGTTTTCTATTGGATATTCGGGTAATTGCTTCTGCGCCAGCAGAGTGGGGGAGTCTGGTCAATCTGATTGGAGCAGCAGTGTTCCCGGTTGGATTAATCTTGGTACTCATAGGTGGTGGTGAGCTGCTGACAGGTAACATGATGGCAGTTCCACTTGCGACAATTGCACGAAAATTATCCGTGGGTAACATGTTGAAAAATCTAACCTTAGTGACGATTGGTAACTTTGTTGGAGCTTTGTTTGTCGCGTACGCGTTTGGACATGTGCTGGGTCTGACCGGAGAGGGTGTATATCTGGCGAAAGTGGTGGATATGGCTGGGCATAAGCTGCATGATGGCTTCCTGCAAGCTTTCATCTCTGGCATCGGCTGTAACTGGCTGGTGGCACTTGCCGTGTGGCTATCTTATGCATCCGATACGATGAGTGGCAAGGTACTGGGCATTTGGTTTCCAACGATGGCATTTGTGGCGATTGGATTCCAGCACGTTGTGGCCAATATGTTCCTCATCCCGGCGGCAATCTTTGAAGGACATTATTCGTGGGGTCAATATGTGATGAATTTCATTCCGGTATGGCTCGGGAATCTGACTGGTGGTGCTCTGTTTGTAGCTGCAGCCTATTGGGTGGTGTACCTGCGCCAAGCTGAGCCAAAAGTGAAACCGGAGGTAGCAACGTCGATCGAAGCTGTGGAGACGGAGGCTAGAGTGATGTTGAGCAAACAAGCATAG
- a CDS encoding FAD-dependent oxidoreductase, whose product MKIAVIGCTHAGTAAIVNTAKLYPDATITVYERNDNISFLSCGIALYVGGVVKDPDGLFYSSPNQLAELGVETKMLHEVTAVDAEGHTLQAKNLQTGEEFEDTFDKLIVTTGSWPVVPKLEGIEMDNILLCKNYNHSNTIIEKAKDAKRVTVVGAGYIGVELVEAFQMNGKEVTLIDSVDRILNKYLDPEFTDAIEDTLTGRGIKLALGQTVQKFTGENGKVTKVITSKGEFETDLVILCIGFRPNTELLKGQVDMLPNGAIIADKYMQTSQKDVFAAGDSCAIHYNPTGKAAYIPLATNAVRMGTLVARNLVRPTTPYMGTQGTSGIKIYEQNIAGTGMTEMSAADEGLIVESVVLEDSYRPEFMPTAEKLLLKVVYEQATRRIVGAQVMSQVDLTQSINTISVCIQNNMTVDELAFIDFFFQPHYNKPWNFLNTAGLQALPPIEVKAPAMV is encoded by the coding sequence ATGAAAATCGCAGTTATCGGATGTACACACGCAGGGACCGCAGCCATCGTAAATACCGCTAAATTGTACCCGGATGCTACCATCACGGTGTATGAGCGCAATGACAATATCTCCTTCCTATCTTGTGGCATTGCGCTCTACGTAGGTGGGGTTGTAAAAGACCCTGACGGTTTGTTCTATTCTTCGCCTAATCAACTGGCAGAGCTTGGTGTTGAGACCAAGATGCTTCATGAAGTAACAGCAGTAGATGCCGAGGGTCATACCCTTCAGGCTAAAAACCTGCAAACCGGGGAAGAATTTGAAGATACGTTTGACAAACTGATCGTGACAACGGGTTCATGGCCTGTCGTTCCAAAGCTTGAAGGCATCGAGATGGATAACATTTTACTTTGCAAAAACTACAATCACTCCAACACGATTATTGAAAAAGCCAAAGATGCCAAACGTGTTACTGTTGTAGGTGCAGGATATATCGGCGTAGAGCTGGTGGAAGCTTTCCAAATGAATGGCAAGGAAGTTACCCTGATCGACAGTGTGGACCGTATTTTGAACAAATACCTGGACCCTGAATTCACAGATGCGATCGAAGATACGTTGACTGGACGCGGCATCAAGCTGGCTCTCGGTCAAACGGTACAGAAGTTTACTGGTGAAAATGGCAAAGTAACTAAGGTGATCACGTCCAAAGGAGAGTTTGAAACCGATCTGGTTATTCTGTGCATTGGTTTCCGTCCAAATACAGAGCTGCTCAAAGGCCAAGTGGATATGCTACCAAACGGCGCAATCATCGCGGATAAATATATGCAAACGAGTCAAAAAGACGTCTTCGCTGCGGGTGACAGCTGTGCTATTCATTACAACCCAACAGGCAAAGCAGCGTACATTCCATTGGCGACTAACGCCGTACGGATGGGTACACTCGTAGCCCGTAACCTGGTTCGTCCTACGACACCGTATATGGGTACACAAGGAACATCGGGTATCAAAATTTATGAGCAAAATATCGCGGGTACAGGGATGACGGAAATGTCTGCTGCTGACGAAGGTCTGATTGTGGAATCTGTCGTACTGGAAGACAGCTATCGTCCGGAGTTCATGCCAACGGCTGAGAAACTGTTGCTCAAAGTAGTATATGAGCAGGCTACTCGTCGGATCGTGGGAGCACAGGTGATGTCTCAGGTTGATCTGACCCAATCGATTAATACAATCTCGGTCTGCATCCAAAATAACATGACCGTAGATGAGCTGGCCTTCATCGACTTTTTCTTCCAGCCGCATTACAACAAACCATGGAACTTCCTGAACACGGCTGGTCTGCAAGCACTGCCTCCAATAGAAGTAAAAGCACCAGCAATGGTGTAA
- a CDS encoding glutathione peroxidase — MSVYSYQAVTTANQEVSLDLYQGKVLVIANTASKCGLTPQYGELQKLYDRYRDQGLVVLGFPCNQFGGQEPGTSEEAESFCQINYGVNFPVFAKVDVNGEDTHPLFQYLKEQQPGVGETSDIQWNFTKFLVNREGEVVGRVEPKESPETMIADIEKLLG, encoded by the coding sequence ATGTCCGTATATTCATATCAGGCGGTAACCACCGCGAACCAAGAAGTCTCACTGGATCTGTATCAAGGTAAGGTATTGGTCATTGCCAATACAGCCAGCAAGTGTGGGCTGACCCCGCAATACGGTGAATTGCAAAAGCTTTATGATCGTTATCGTGATCAAGGCTTGGTTGTACTGGGTTTCCCTTGTAACCAGTTTGGAGGGCAGGAGCCAGGTACAAGTGAGGAAGCGGAATCATTTTGCCAGATTAACTATGGTGTGAATTTCCCGGTGTTTGCCAAGGTAGATGTGAATGGTGAGGACACTCATCCCCTGTTCCAATACCTGAAGGAGCAACAACCTGGCGTAGGTGAAACAAGCGACATCCAATGGAACTTCACCAAGTTCCTTGTTAACCGCGAAGGTGAAGTGGTAGGTCGTGTTGAACCGAAAGAATCTCCGGAGACAATGATTGCAGATATCGAGAAATTACTCGGTTAA
- a CDS encoding ABC transporter ATP-binding protein, translating to MFRLETTKLDIAYEERLIVEDLNIQIPQGKITALVGANGSGKSTILKTMARIMAPKAGNVLLDGKSIHKQSTREVAKQLAILPQNPTAPEGLTVTELVSYGRFPYQKGFGSMRAEDKRMIEWAIEVTAMTEFHDRPIDQLSGGQRQRAWIAMALAQETDILFLDEPTTFLDMAHQLEVLQLLEQLNATANRTIVMVVHDLNHASRYAHHMIGIKKGKAIAHGSPVEVMNSDVLREVFNIEADIVIDPRSGVPLCLPYALAGERQQSKTPEQLVMNSAMVHAGGRTEPRVQATGS from the coding sequence ATGTTTCGTCTGGAGACGACCAAGCTGGATATCGCTTATGAGGAAAGACTAATTGTAGAGGATCTGAATATTCAGATTCCCCAAGGGAAAATTACAGCACTTGTTGGAGCCAATGGTTCAGGGAAGTCAACCATCCTGAAAACGATGGCACGTATTATGGCTCCAAAAGCAGGTAATGTATTGCTCGACGGGAAGTCCATCCATAAACAGTCCACGCGTGAAGTTGCCAAGCAACTTGCGATTTTGCCACAGAATCCAACAGCCCCTGAAGGTCTTACCGTTACTGAACTGGTATCGTATGGTCGCTTTCCTTATCAAAAAGGATTTGGCTCCATGCGTGCGGAAGACAAACGCATGATTGAATGGGCTATCGAAGTGACAGCCATGACTGAATTCCATGATCGTCCGATTGATCAACTGTCCGGTGGACAGCGTCAACGTGCCTGGATTGCTATGGCACTTGCACAAGAAACAGATATCCTTTTCCTGGACGAGCCGACTACGTTCCTGGATATGGCTCACCAGCTCGAAGTATTGCAATTACTGGAGCAACTGAATGCCACAGCCAACCGTACCATTGTTATGGTTGTGCATGACTTGAATCATGCTTCCCGCTACGCACATCACATGATTGGTATCAAAAAAGGTAAAGCCATCGCTCATGGTTCACCTGTGGAAGTTATGAACTCAGATGTACTTCGTGAAGTATTTAACATTGAAGCAGATATCGTGATTGATCCGCGTTCCGGTGTACCGCTCTGCTTGCCTTACGCTCTTGCAGGCGAACGCCAGCAATCGAAGACGCCAGAGCAGCTGGTCATGAACAGTGCCATGGTTCATGCTGGAGGACGGACAGAACCACGTGTCCAAGCGACAGGAAGTTAA
- a CDS encoding beta-mannanase, producing MRFTDADPSTPLIRKLTLAVDEGRCTLRWLWPERVEAVYVERLELDMMSDDRTGEEPAQGKLKLYTREEYKASNGYTDRITGFGAIKYTVYVCQMEEEGPVLIRQRDEDNMVIASAGKADIRFSIRYKSGFFQKRKSVLITVTAEVPVPKEALCYVRKQGGVPLNKEDGTVYPFVSDFAPGRNEMPPVEVAKDDYVRLFFTDGPKYGAAYRLISD from the coding sequence ATGCGGTTTACGGATGCAGACCCTTCGACACCCTTGATTCGAAAACTGACACTTGCGGTGGACGAAGGGCGTTGTACACTTCGCTGGCTCTGGCCGGAACGGGTAGAAGCTGTGTATGTGGAACGGCTGGAGCTGGATATGATGAGCGATGATCGTACCGGGGAAGAGCCTGCACAGGGCAAGCTGAAGCTGTACACAAGAGAGGAATATAAGGCGAGCAATGGTTACACGGATCGGATCACAGGTTTTGGTGCCATCAAGTACACCGTGTATGTGTGTCAGATGGAGGAAGAGGGTCCTGTACTGATCCGTCAACGAGACGAGGACAACATGGTGATTGCAAGCGCAGGGAAGGCGGATATCCGCTTTTCCATTCGCTACAAGAGCGGTTTTTTTCAGAAACGAAAAAGTGTATTGATCACCGTCACAGCGGAAGTACCTGTTCCAAAGGAAGCCCTCTGTTATGTTCGCAAACAGGGCGGGGTTCCGCTGAATAAGGAAGATGGTACGGTGTACCCTTTTGTGAGTGATTTTGCTCCCGGAAGAAATGAGATGCCGCCCGTTGAAGTTGCCAAGGATGATTATGTGCGATTATTCTTCACGGACGGACCGAAATATGGAGCCGCCTATCGGCTTATATCAGACTAG